One segment of Mus caroli chromosome 6, CAROLI_EIJ_v1.1, whole genome shotgun sequence DNA contains the following:
- the LOC110296341 gene encoding killer cell lectin-like receptor subfamily B member 1A isoform X2 codes for MDTARFYFSLKPPRTPGAWHESPPSLPPDACRCPRSHRLALKLSCAGLILLVLTLIGMSVLYLSIQKPSIEKCWVLIQENLDKTTGCPAKLECPQDWLSHRDKCFHVSQVSNTWKESLADCGKKGATLLLIQDQEELRFLQDSIKKKYNAFWIGLSYTLPDMNWKWINGSTLNSDVLRITGDTESDTFATISGDKVTSESCVSDNRWICQKELNHETPCNDP; via the exons ATGGACACAGCAAGGTTCTACTTTAGTTTAAAGCCACCCAGGACGCCAGGGGCTTGGCATGAGTCACCCCCATCTCTTCCCCCAG ATGCCTGTCGGTGCCCACGTTCACACAGGTTGGCTCTGAAGCTCAGCTGTGCTGGGCTCATCCTCCTTGTCCTGACCCTGATTGGGATGAGTGTCTTAT atttatcaATACAAAAACCATCAATAGAAAAATGCTGGGTGCTTATTCAAGAGAACCTGGATAAAACAACAG GCTG TCCAGCTAAGCTAGAGTGCCCCCAAGACTGGCTTTCACACCGAGATAAGTGCTTTCACGTTTCTCAAGTTTCCAACACTTGGAAGGAAAGTCTAGCTGACTGTGGTAAAAAAGGAGCCACTTTGCTGCTCATTCAAGACCAAGAAGAACTG AGATTCCTACAggactcaataaagaaaaaatacaatgCATTTTGGATTGGACTAAGTTACACATTGCCAGACATGAACTGGAAGTGGATAAATGGCTCAACGTTAAATTCTGATGT aTTAAGAATCACTGGTGACACTGAAAGTGACACCTTTGCCACTATCTCAGGAGACAAAGTGACTTCTGAGAGCTGTGTTTCAGACAACCGTTGGATCTGCCAAAAGGAACTAAACCATGAAACCCCGTGTAATGACCCCTGA
- the LOC110296341 gene encoding killer cell lectin-like receptor subfamily B member 1A isoform X1 — MDTARFYFSLKPPRTPGAWHESPPSLPPDACRCPRSHRLALKLSCAGLILLVLTLIGMSVLYKLSIQKPSIEKCWVLIQENLDKTTDSPAKLECPQDWLSHRDKCFHVSQVSNTWKESLADCGKKGATLLLIQDQEELRFLQDSIKKKYNAFWIGLSYTLPDMNWKWINGSTLNSDVLRITGDTESDTFATISGDKVTSESCVSDNRWICQKELNHETPCNDP, encoded by the exons ATGGACACAGCAAGGTTCTACTTTAGTTTAAAGCCACCCAGGACGCCAGGGGCTTGGCATGAGTCACCCCCATCTCTTCCCCCAG ATGCCTGTCGGTGCCCACGTTCACACAGGTTGGCTCTGAAGCTCAGCTGTGCTGGGCTCATCCTCCTTGTCCTGACCCTGATTGGGATGAGTGTCTTATATAAG ttatcaATACAAAAACCATCAATAGAAAAATGCTGGGTGCTTATTCAAGAGAACCTGGATAAAACAACAG ACAGTCCAGCTAAGCTAGAGTGCCCCCAAGACTGGCTTTCACACCGAGATAAGTGCTTTCACGTTTCTCAAGTTTCCAACACTTGGAAGGAAAGTCTAGCTGACTGTGGTAAAAAAGGAGCCACTTTGCTGCTCATTCAAGACCAAGAAGAACTG AGATTCCTACAggactcaataaagaaaaaatacaatgCATTTTGGATTGGACTAAGTTACACATTGCCAGACATGAACTGGAAGTGGATAAATGGCTCAACGTTAAATTCTGATGT aTTAAGAATCACTGGTGACACTGAAAGTGACACCTTTGCCACTATCTCAGGAGACAAAGTGACTTCTGAGAGCTGTGTTTCAGACAACCGTTGGATCTGCCAAAAGGAACTAAACCATGAAACCCCGTGTAATGACCCCTGA